In the Thermodesulfovibrio yellowstonii DSM 11347 genome, one interval contains:
- a CDS encoding efflux transporter outer membrane subunit encodes MKLRKIKEKILRLLCRLRMTKQALILMLSLLLLSCTMIPEYKRPDAPVPKEWPQGDAYSSINYEKSPKATEIKWNEFLTETKLQKIIEKALSNNRDLRLSALNVERAAAYYGIQRAELLPAVDAIGTGYRERTPADLSRTGRAETTSKYSVSLGITSWEIDLFGRLRSLKEMALEQYLAQEQTHRAARLSLISAVATAYYTYATDKENLKLAKETLKNQQEYYELMKKRYEVGVISEIDLHRVRTQVDTAREAVARYTQALAQDKNTLDLLAGEILTEELLPEGLEVLTSPKDISPGLSSDILLNRPDIMAAEHTLKAYNAQIGAARAAFFPRISLTTLFGTASAELSGLFESGSKAWSIQPQAIMPIFDARVWAAHEAAKVERQLALVNYEKTIQTAFKEVSDALAVKGTVDEQLQAIESLVHSLRETYRLAKIRYENGIDSYMSVLDAQRSLFQAQQQLNSLKLQKYANLLTLYKVIGGGE; translated from the coding sequence ATGAAGTTAAGAAAGATTAAGGAAAAGATTCTTCGACTGCTTTGCAGGCTCAGAATGACAAAACAAGCCTTAATTTTAATGCTATCCCTGTTGCTTCTTTCCTGCACAATGATTCCCGAATACAAAAGACCTGATGCACCTGTGCCTAAAGAATGGCCTCAAGGTGATGCTTACAGTTCCATTAATTATGAAAAATCACCAAAAGCAACAGAAATTAAATGGAATGAATTTCTCACTGAAACAAAACTTCAGAAAATAATTGAAAAAGCTTTATCTAACAATAGAGACCTTCGACTTTCAGCCCTTAATGTTGAGAGAGCCGCTGCCTACTATGGTATTCAAAGAGCAGAGCTTCTTCCAGCAGTGGATGCAATAGGCACGGGTTATAGAGAGAGAACCCCTGCAGACCTTTCACGGACAGGCAGGGCAGAGACAACTTCTAAATACAGTGTAAGTCTTGGGATTACCTCTTGGGAGATTGATTTATTTGGAAGGCTTCGGAGTCTAAAAGAAATGGCACTTGAGCAGTATCTTGCCCAAGAACAAACTCACAGGGCAGCAAGACTCTCTCTTATTTCTGCTGTTGCTACTGCCTATTATACCTATGCAACAGATAAAGAGAATCTCAAACTGGCAAAAGAAACCCTTAAAAATCAGCAGGAATACTATGAATTAATGAAAAAACGATATGAAGTTGGAGTAATCTCAGAAATAGACCTTCACAGAGTGAGGACACAGGTAGATACAGCCCGTGAAGCTGTAGCACGATATACTCAGGCACTGGCTCAGGATAAAAACACCCTTGACCTTCTTGCTGGTGAGATACTAACTGAAGAACTTTTGCCAGAAGGACTTGAGGTCTTAACCTCTCCAAAGGATATTTCACCAGGGCTTTCTTCTGATATACTCCTTAATCGTCCTGATATTATGGCAGCAGAGCACACACTTAAGGCATACAATGCTCAGATAGGTGCAGCAAGAGCAGCTTTTTTCCCGAGGATTTCACTTACGACGCTTTTTGGAACAGCATCAGCTGAGCTTTCAGGATTGTTTGAATCAGGCTCTAAGGCATGGAGTATTCAGCCCCAGGCAATAATGCCAATCTTTGATGCAAGAGTATGGGCAGCCCATGAAGCTGCAAAGGTCGAAAGACAACTTGCTCTTGTTAATTATGAAAAGACCATTCAGACAGCTTTCAAAGAAGTATCCGATGCCTTAGCAGTGAAAGGCACAGTAGATGAACAGCTACAGGCAATTGAATCTCTTGTGCACTCTCTAAGGGAGACCTACAGGCTTGCAAAAATAAGATATGAAAATGGAATTGACAGCTACATGAGTGTTCTTGATGCGCAGAGGTCTTTGTTTCAGGCACAACAGCAGCTTAACAGCCTTAAGCTTCAAAAATATGCAAATCTATTAACCTTATATAAAGTTATTGGAGGAGGAGAATAA
- a CDS encoding universal stress protein, whose product MKKCFFEKILLPVDRSEHSRRAVNFAGLLLSKMENILPEVTLFHVITGQHLSEILKSIHLKEKDIKDYEFFKKSKEKYIKEFIEPFLNEYAEILKEAGFKGEIKQEIEEGDAGNKIIEITKEQKFSAIMMSRRGMSEIKSLILGGVSNKVICSLKNQNIYIVGQKIYEENHCPVPYILIPVDGSEYSMKAVEHGACLAKFVKGIKKITILRVVNISLYLERIRQGIDPEEEAKDILIKAQNVFLKEGISPELIKTKILVGLPAEEIVRDIQEHNYNLVIMGRKGRSALKSLIFGGVSSAVINRCLEPTVAIINM is encoded by the coding sequence ATGAAAAAATGTTTTTTTGAAAAAATTTTACTTCCTGTGGACAGAAGTGAGCATTCAAGAAGAGCAGTTAATTTTGCTGGATTATTACTTTCAAAAATGGAAAATATTCTCCCTGAAGTAACTCTTTTTCATGTCATTACAGGTCAACATTTAAGTGAAATTTTAAAAAGTATACATTTGAAAGAAAAGGATATTAAGGATTATGAATTTTTTAAAAAAAGCAAAGAAAAATATATTAAAGAATTCATTGAGCCTTTTTTAAATGAATATGCAGAAATATTAAAAGAAGCAGGTTTTAAAGGAGAAATAAAACAAGAAATAGAAGAAGGAGATGCAGGAAACAAAATAATTGAAATTACAAAGGAACAAAAATTCTCTGCTATCATGATGTCCCGAAGGGGTATGTCAGAAATAAAAAGTCTTATTCTTGGCGGTGTTTCAAACAAAGTTATCTGCAGTCTAAAAAATCAAAATATATATATCGTAGGACAAAAAATTTATGAAGAAAATCATTGCCCAGTTCCTTATATCCTTATTCCTGTTGATGGCTCGGAATATTCTATGAAAGCAGTTGAGCATGGTGCATGTCTTGCAAAATTTGTTAAAGGAATAAAAAAAATTACCATTTTACGAGTAGTCAATATTTCTTTATATCTTGAAAGAATACGACAGGGTATAGACCCAGAGGAAGAAGCAAAAGATATTCTCATAAAAGCCCAAAATGTTTTTCTTAAAGAAGGTATCTCTCCTGAATTGATTAAAACTAAAATCCTCGTTGGATTACCTGCTGAAGAAATCGTCAGAGATATACAGGAACATAATTACAATCTTGTAATCATGGGAAGAAAAGGTCGCTCTGCATTAAAAAGTTTAATTTTTGGCGGCGTAAGTTCAGCAGTGATAAATAGATGTCTTGAGCCGACAGTTGCAATTATAAATATGTAA
- a CDS encoding putative toxin-antitoxin system toxin component, PIN family — MRVIFDANIYISAFVIPGSLAEKVILKILRENYTLFISKEIIDEILSVLSKKFDYHKEILSRTALFLTEIAEIIHSNKKINILQDEADNKIIECAILAKANMIVSGDKELLSLREYEGIRIITLREFLEST, encoded by the coding sequence TTGAGAGTAATTTTTGATGCAAATATTTACATTTCAGCTTTTGTTATTCCAGGCAGTTTAGCAGAAAAAGTTATTTTAAAAATATTAAGAGAAAATTACACACTTTTTATTTCTAAGGAGATTATTGATGAGATTCTTTCGGTTCTTTCAAAAAAATTTGATTATCATAAAGAAATTTTGAGTAGAACTGCACTTTTTCTTACAGAGATAGCAGAAATAATTCATTCCAATAAAAAGATTAATATTTTACAAGATGAAGCAGACAATAAAATTATTGAATGTGCTATTTTAGCGAAAGCAAATATGATTGTTTCAGGTGATAAAGAATTGTTATCACTTAGAGAATATGAGGGTATCAGAATAATAACTTTAAGAGAATTTTTAGAAAGCACTTAA
- a CDS encoding ABC transporter permease has translation MRLLSLIKKEMTHLMRDKVLLFILLWGFTGMIYTAGHGVSMEVRNFPTIVYDMSHSPESRELISRFQKPYFKILAFVQTDREIIDWLDSGKASMAVVIPPDFKRKIDSGGAKIQVIIDGTMSMSATMAVGYVSSITYNYAIEVFERKMGITNRFFNEIPFIDERTRVHFNPNILTAWFMSLLEFFNVTTMVSLLVTAAALVREKEYGTIEQLLVTPARTWEIFFAKITPTIFAVGVLSFLSIFFVIKGIFKVPIRGSLFLFYPVMLFYVFTMSSLGIAIATVARNLAQSMMLMLVILTPMLMLSGAWTPPESMQPIMQYLSLVSPMRYFIDFGYSVLFKGNGIKYVWHDIVGIVFLGVILFGFSVYRFRKTFAK, from the coding sequence ATGAGACTTCTTTCACTTATAAAAAAAGAGATGACCCATCTTATGCGTGATAAGGTTTTACTTTTTATTCTTCTATGGGGATTCACAGGCATGATATATACTGCGGGGCATGGAGTATCAATGGAAGTAAGAAATTTTCCAACAATTGTTTATGACATGAGCCATAGTCCTGAAAGTAGAGAACTGATTAGCAGGTTTCAAAAACCCTATTTTAAAATCCTTGCCTTTGTCCAGACTGACAGAGAAATCATTGATTGGCTTGACAGCGGGAAAGCCTCCATGGCTGTTGTAATTCCACCTGATTTTAAAAGAAAGATTGACAGTGGAGGAGCAAAAATTCAGGTAATTATTGATGGAACTATGTCTATGTCAGCAACTATGGCTGTTGGTTATGTATCATCAATAACATATAACTATGCCATAGAGGTTTTTGAAAGAAAAATGGGAATAACTAATAGATTCTTCAATGAAATTCCATTTATAGATGAAAGAACAAGGGTTCATTTTAACCCAAATATTTTAACGGCATGGTTTATGAGCCTTCTTGAATTCTTTAATGTAACCACTATGGTTTCCCTTCTTGTAACTGCAGCAGCCCTTGTAAGAGAAAAGGAATACGGAACCATTGAGCAGCTTCTTGTAACACCTGCCAGGACATGGGAGATATTTTTTGCAAAGATAACTCCTACAATCTTTGCAGTGGGGGTTCTGTCTTTTTTAAGCATTTTTTTCGTGATTAAAGGAATTTTTAAAGTTCCAATAAGAGGTAGTTTATTTTTGTTTTATCCTGTGATGCTTTTTTATGTTTTCACCATGTCATCCTTAGGTATAGCCATTGCAACTGTTGCGAGAAATCTTGCTCAGTCAATGATGCTTATGCTTGTAATTCTTACACCAATGCTTATGCTCTCAGGTGCATGGACACCTCCAGAGTCAATGCAGCCTATTATGCAGTATTTAAGCCTTGTTTCTCCAATGAGATATTTTATTGATTTCGGCTACAGTGTGCTTTTTAAGGGAAACGGAATAAAATATGTTTGGCATGATATAGTGGGAATTGTATTTCTTGGTGTTATTCTATTTGGTTTTTCCGTTTACCGTTTCAGAAAAACCTTTGCTAAGTAA
- a CDS encoding ABC transporter permease: protein MKMPKRLLAILKKEFRELLRDPLYLSLALFVPVVIMLLMGYGLILDVKNIPVTFLDFDRSALSRDYRYSFTNSEYFRFYALIDSYDEAYELIQSGKCRVVVVIPPDFSRKLYSGQKTQVQFLIDGSFPSRAEVIKGYVSAINNQFNQKILENYTSMKGMSISFPIETEMRAWYNPALESKNFILPGMLVITLMYYPVLIASLVVVREKESGSIFNLYCSPVKKWEVVFGKAIPYITVSFLTYIILFIITVVFFKAKFIGNFFLLTLATLLYLSCTIGIGIFISMIAKTQISAMLIAFLGTITPSFMYSGFFSPVTSMPLTGQIMSKFITATYFIGVVRGVYLKGLGFSYYLPNLLSLFLYAVFVYSLTILFFRKRIG from the coding sequence ATGAAAATGCCCAAACGTCTGCTTGCCATACTTAAGAAAGAGTTCAGGGAATTACTTCGTGACCCTCTTTATCTTAGTTTGGCTCTTTTTGTGCCTGTAGTAATCATGTTACTGATGGGATATGGATTGATTCTTGATGTAAAGAACATTCCTGTGACATTTCTTGATTTTGATCGTTCAGCTTTAAGCAGGGATTATAGATACTCATTTACAAACTCGGAGTATTTCAGGTTTTATGCTCTTATAGATAGTTATGATGAAGCTTATGAGTTAATTCAATCAGGTAAATGCAGAGTTGTTGTAGTGATACCTCCTGATTTTTCAAGGAAACTTTATAGCGGACAGAAAACTCAGGTGCAGTTTCTCATTGATGGCTCATTCCCATCTCGTGCAGAAGTAATAAAAGGATATGTATCTGCAATTAACAATCAGTTCAATCAAAAAATTCTTGAAAATTATACTTCAATGAAGGGAATGTCAATAAGTTTTCCAATAGAAACTGAAATGAGAGCCTGGTATAATCCAGCACTTGAAAGTAAAAACTTTATACTTCCTGGAATGCTTGTCATAACTCTTATGTATTACCCTGTCTTGATTGCCTCATTGGTTGTTGTTAGGGAAAAGGAGTCAGGCAGTATTTTTAATCTTTACTGTTCACCTGTAAAAAAATGGGAGGTTGTCTTTGGTAAAGCAATTCCTTACATAACTGTATCTTTTCTCACATATATCATACTTTTCATTATCACAGTTGTTTTTTTTAAAGCAAAATTTATTGGAAACTTTTTCTTACTTACCCTTGCTACTCTGCTTTATCTTTCATGCACAATCGGAATCGGGATATTTATATCAATGATAGCAAAGACTCAGATTTCAGCAATGCTTATTGCATTCTTGGGCACAATTACACCTTCATTTATGTATTCAGGATTTTTCTCACCAGTTACAAGCATGCCACTTACAGGTCAAATAATGAGCAAATTTATTACTGCAACATACTTTATCGGAGTTGTAAGAGGGGTATATCTTAAAGGACTTGGGTTCAGTTACTATCTGCCTAATCTTCTGTCACTTTTTCTCTATGCTGTTTTTGTATATTCTTTAACAATTCTATTTTTCAGGAAAAGAATAGGATGA
- the mntA gene encoding type VII toxin-antitoxin system MntA family adenylyltransferase antitoxin, translating to MNASDREKFEELAKKFRIHFILLFGSKAEGKDTSESDTDIAVYADHVLSEDEKINIIFELSSILRTENIDLVDLKTASPLLKKKIFDNYNVLFVKDSFLLYQAELSTLHEYEESKILREILNERLKEFARD from the coding sequence ATGAATGCTTCAGACAGGGAAAAATTTGAGGAACTGGCAAAAAAATTCAGAATCCATTTTATCCTGCTTTTTGGCTCAAAGGCTGAAGGCAAAGATACATCTGAAAGCGACACTGATATAGCTGTATATGCAGATCATGTGCTTTCTGAGGATGAAAAAATAAATATCATCTTTGAACTTTCCTCTATCCTAAGGACTGAAAACATTGATCTTGTTGATTTAAAAACTGCTTCACCATTACTTAAAAAGAAAATTTTTGATAATTATAATGTCCTGTTTGTAAAAGATAGTTTTCTACTATATCAAGCTGAACTGTCCACTTTACATGAATATGAGGAAAGTAAAATACTCCGTGAAATATTGAATGAAAGACTTAAAGAGTTTGCCCGTGATTGA
- the hepT gene encoding type VII toxin-antitoxin system HepT family RNase toxin — protein MIDKEFIKTKLFLIKSYYEELEQILSFSDSEIKEDFIKLRAIERVIQLIVDEIIDINNHIVRYHPLKLPNDFQSSFLILAENNILPESFAKKIAPVVGLRNRLVHRYEKIDLDLLLNLIRKNKDDFIEYVKHILDFIQKS, from the coding sequence GTGATTGATAAGGAGTTCATAAAAACAAAACTTTTTCTGATTAAATCATATTACGAGGAGCTTGAACAGATACTTTCCTTCTCTGATTCAGAAATAAAAGAGGATTTTATAAAATTGAGAGCTATAGAAAGAGTAATTCAGCTCATTGTAGATGAAATTATTGATATTAATAATCATATTGTGAGATATCACCCATTAAAATTACCCAATGACTTTCAAAGTAGTTTCTTGATTCTTGCCGAAAATAATATTCTTCCAGAGTCTTTCGCAAAAAAAATCGCACCAGTTGTTGGATTGAGAAACAGGCTTGTTCACAGATACGAAAAAATTGATCTGGATCTCCTCTTGAATTTAATCAGAAAAAATAAAGACGACTTTATTGAATATGTCAAACATATTCTGGATTTTATTCAAAAATCCTAA
- a CDS encoding ATP-binding cassette domain-containing protein → MIEKNFVIKVENLCKSYKKIKAVDNVSFSVNKGEVFGLIGPDGAGKTSIIQILAGVLKADGGKAFVNDIDVTKNPEKVKALIGYMPQGLGLNLYDSLSIEENIEFFRGLRLIPDEVFEKNKKTLLEITRLTLFLQRQAKALSGGMRQKLALVCTLLHLPDIILLDEPTTGVDPLSRQDFWNIIHGLVRQRGVTVLLSTSYMDEAERCHRIALMHEGRILLQDRPEELGNLEKVFIEKVAEAKQKAELNISYPSSFRAEAKRSPEPQAKGLRGISIEGGKIIISCHSVTKTFGKFKAVDSVNLEVGQGEILGLLGPNGAGKTTLIKMMCGLLEPTEGEIKIAGYDVKKDRSKVWGIIGYMSQRFSLYRDLTVKENMRLYAGLYSVKNNDFSGVIEMLGLKGFEERLTKDLPLGIRQRVTLACALLHEPPVLFLDEPTSGVDPVARRSFWKIIFKLSRDKNVTVIVSTHYMDEAENCDSLCLMHRGRVIAEGSPEEIKKNSEKISGSLIQIKSERFMEVYDLLTKNFKEISIYGSKIFIRSFEPEVTQQKINETLKNAGIKQFETTLSHVPLQEAFVDYIKESEKD, encoded by the coding sequence ATGATTGAGAAAAATTTTGTCATAAAAGTTGAAAATCTCTGTAAAAGCTATAAAAAAATCAAAGCAGTTGATAATGTTTCTTTTTCTGTTAACAAAGGCGAAGTTTTTGGTCTTATTGGTCCAGATGGTGCTGGAAAAACCTCAATAATACAGATTTTAGCGGGGGTGCTTAAGGCAGATGGTGGCAAAGCCTTTGTCAATGACATAGATGTTACCAAAAATCCTGAGAAAGTTAAAGCTCTTATCGGCTACATGCCTCAGGGATTGGGACTTAATCTATATGACTCCCTTTCAATTGAGGAAAATATTGAGTTTTTCAGAGGACTTAGACTAATTCCTGATGAGGTATTTGAAAAAAACAAAAAAACATTACTTGAAATAACAAGGCTAACTCTATTTCTTCAAAGACAGGCAAAGGCACTTTCTGGTGGAATGAGACAAAAGCTTGCCCTTGTATGTACTCTGCTACATCTACCAGACATAATTCTTCTTGATGAACCAACAACAGGAGTTGACCCCCTTTCAAGGCAGGATTTCTGGAATATTATTCACGGACTTGTAAGACAAAGAGGTGTGACTGTTTTGCTTTCCACATCCTACATGGATGAGGCAGAGAGATGCCACAGGATTGCTTTAATGCATGAAGGAAGGATACTTCTTCAGGACAGACCTGAGGAACTGGGTAATCTGGAAAAGGTTTTCATAGAGAAAGTAGCAGAAGCAAAGCAAAAGGCTGAACTGAATATTAGTTATCCTTCATCATTCCGAGCCGAAGCGAAGCGTAGCCCTGAGCCGCAGGCGAAGGGTCTGCGAGGAATCTCCATAGAGGGTGGAAAAATTATCATTTCATGCCATTCAGTAACAAAAACATTTGGAAAGTTTAAGGCGGTTGACTCAGTTAACTTAGAAGTAGGGCAGGGAGAGATACTTGGACTTCTTGGACCAAATGGTGCAGGCAAAACAACTCTAATAAAGATGATGTGTGGACTACTTGAGCCAACAGAGGGAGAAATTAAAATTGCTGGCTATGATGTAAAAAAGGACAGAAGCAAAGTCTGGGGTATTATCGGCTATATGTCTCAGAGATTCTCTCTTTACAGAGACCTTACAGTAAAGGAAAACATGAGGCTTTATGCAGGACTTTACAGTGTAAAAAATAATGACTTCAGCGGAGTAATTGAAATGCTTGGACTGAAAGGATTTGAGGAAAGACTAACCAAAGACCTACCACTTGGAATAAGGCAGAGAGTTACTCTTGCCTGTGCACTTTTACATGAACCACCTGTATTATTTCTTGATGAACCAACAAGCGGAGTTGACCCAGTTGCAAGGAGAAGTTTCTGGAAGATTATTTTTAAGCTTTCAAGAGACAAAAATGTAACAGTGATTGTTTCAACTCACTACATGGATGAAGCTGAAAACTGTGATAGCCTCTGTCTTATGCATCGGGGAAGAGTAATAGCAGAAGGAAGCCCTGAAGAAATAAAGAAAAACTCTGAAAAAATCTCTGGAAGCCTTATTCAGATAAAGAGTGAAAGATTTATGGAAGTGTATGATTTACTCACGAAAAATTTTAAAGAAATCTCAATCTATGGTAGTAAAATATTCATAAGAAGCTTTGAACCTGAGGTTACCCAACAAAAGATCAATGAGACATTAAAAAATGCAGGGATTAAACAGTTTGAAACCACCCTTAGTCATGTTCCCCTTCAAGAAGCCTTTGTTGATTATATAAAGGAGAGTGAAAAAGATTAG
- a CDS encoding HlyD family secretion protein has protein sequence MKINLKKLLIVFVILIFIFSLVYIVITKTTKFPEGLIILSGRIEGRETNISPKIQGRITKLYKDEGDTARQEELLCEIDSEQLTARYRNAVETAQAYYSSIAQARANLIKAQASYEKAKKDYDRYSSLLKEELVSKSDFDRVKMQYESAQAEVEAAVKAITQAESSYRAAEQRIKEAQADLNETKIYSPAGGVILSRPVEVGEVVNPGTVLYVMVDLNKLYVKVYIPEPEIGKLKIGLPARVYIDAYPDKYFNGKITKIYEQAEFTPKNVETKEERVKLVFGVEVSVENPEGLLKPGMPADVVIKWKDDAPWIKPR, from the coding sequence GTGAAAATTAATCTCAAAAAACTCTTAATAGTTTTTGTTATTTTGATTTTTATTTTTTCTTTAGTTTACATAGTCATAACAAAAACAACCAAATTTCCAGAAGGACTTATTATCCTAAGTGGACGAATAGAAGGCAGAGAAACAAATATATCCCCAAAAATTCAGGGTAGAATTACTAAACTTTACAAAGATGAAGGAGATACTGCCAGACAGGAAGAACTTCTTTGCGAGATTGACTCCGAACAACTTACAGCAAGATATAGAAATGCGGTTGAGACGGCTCAGGCTTATTATTCTTCAATTGCTCAGGCTCGAGCAAATCTTATAAAGGCTCAGGCTTCTTATGAGAAGGCAAAGAAGGATTATGACCGTTACAGTAGCCTTCTTAAAGAGGAACTTGTTTCAAAAAGCGATTTTGATAGAGTTAAAATGCAGTATGAATCAGCACAGGCTGAAGTTGAGGCAGCAGTTAAAGCTATAACTCAAGCAGAGTCAAGCTACAGAGCAGCTGAACAAAGAATAAAGGAAGCTCAGGCTGATTTGAATGAGACAAAGATTTACTCACCAGCTGGAGGAGTGATTTTAAGTAGACCTGTAGAGGTTGGCGAGGTTGTAAATCCAGGGACTGTGCTTTATGTAATGGTTGACCTAAACAAGCTTTATGTCAAGGTTTATATTCCTGAACCAGAAATAGGAAAGCTAAAGATAGGGCTACCAGCAAGAGTGTATATAGATGCCTATCCTGACAAATATTTCAATGGCAAAATCACAAAAATTTATGAGCAAGCAGAGTTTACTCCGAAAAATGTTGAAACAAAAGAAGAGCGAGTGAAACTTGTTTTTGGAGTTGAAGTTTCAGTTGAAAATCCTGAAGGATTGCTTAAGCCAGGAATGCCTGCTGATGTTGTAATAAAGTGGAAAGATGACGCACCTTGGATAAAGCCACGATAA
- a CDS encoding DnaJ family domain-containing protein: MNIFEKIAEEKIREAMEQGLFDDLPNKGKPLKFEDMSFVPEDLRLAYKILKNAGCIPPEMEIRKEIIDLKDLLKTIDNDEERIKKIRELNFKLLKFNIGRKRPFYLEDFPEYEDKILQKFIG, translated from the coding sequence ATGAATATATTTGAAAAAATTGCTGAAGAAAAAATTCGTGAAGCAATGGAACAGGGGCTATTTGATGACCTTCCAAATAAAGGAAAGCCCCTGAAATTTGAAGACATGAGCTTTGTTCCTGAAGACTTAAGACTCGCATATAAAATCCTTAAAAATGCAGGATGCATACCTCCTGAGATGGAGATAAGAAAAGAGATAATAGACTTAAAAGATTTACTCAAAACAATAGATAACGATGAGGAGAGAATTAAAAAAATCAGAGAACTCAATTTTAAACTACTCAAATTCAATATAGGCAGAAAGCGTCCCTTTTATCTTGAGGATTTTCCAGAATACGAAGACAAAATACTTCAAAAATTTATCGGATAA
- the mnmA gene encoding tRNA 2-thiouridine(34) synthase MnmA — protein MEKVLLAMSGGIDSSVAAYLLREKGMAVEGVFFILFDEPANIELAKQTANFLNIKLHIEDLREKFKADVITPFFEGYKKGITPNPCVICNKKIKFPLLKFLAEKVKANYIATGHYARIVRINNIPLLMKGIDPKKDQSYFLYGIERTLLSHIIFPLGEYTKYKIREIAEKVGIPSKVAEESTEVCFLRDKRYYESIRPTKGGPIIEMSTGKIIGQHRGIHLYTIGQRKRLGIASPHPLYVVKIEPSENAVYVDSKEKAFMREFVVNELNWLCDIEKEEFSCQVKIRYAMNPEKATVTLINKDRANVVFEKPQFAPTPGQSAVFYNGDIVLGGGVIKEIMQGF, from the coding sequence ATGGAAAAAGTTCTATTAGCAATGAGTGGAGGCATTGATTCATCCGTAGCAGCCTATTTACTGAGAGAAAAGGGAATGGCTGTGGAGGGAGTTTTTTTTATTCTCTTTGATGAACCTGCAAATATTGAACTCGCAAAGCAGACAGCTAATTTCCTCAATATAAAGCTTCATATAGAGGATTTAAGAGAAAAGTTTAAAGCTGATGTAATTACACCTTTTTTTGAAGGCTATAAAAAAGGAATTACACCAAATCCCTGTGTGATATGCAATAAAAAGATAAAATTTCCCCTGCTGAAATTCTTAGCAGAAAAAGTTAAGGCGAATTACATAGCAACAGGTCATTATGCAAGAATTGTAAGAATAAACAATATTCCCCTTTTAATGAAGGGAATTGACCCCAAAAAAGACCAGTCCTATTTTCTCTATGGAATTGAAAGGACTTTGTTATCTCATATTATCTTTCCTTTGGGAGAATACACGAAATATAAGATAAGAGAAATAGCAGAAAAAGTGGGGATTCCATCAAAGGTAGCAGAAGAAAGCACAGAGGTATGCTTCCTTAGAGATAAAAGGTACTACGAAAGTATCAGACCTACAAAAGGAGGCCCAATAATTGAAATGTCTACGGGAAAAATCATAGGGCAACACAGGGGAATTCATCTCTATACTATTGGGCAAAGAAAAAGATTAGGTATTGCCTCACCCCATCCTCTTTACGTTGTCAAGATAGAGCCTTCTGAAAATGCCGTTTATGTGGATTCTAAGGAAAAGGCTTTTATGAGAGAGTTTGTTGTAAATGAGCTTAACTGGCTTTGTGATATAGAAAAAGAAGAATTTAGCTGCCAAGTAAAAATTCGCTATGCAATGAATCCAGAAAAAGCTACAGTTACCCTAATTAATAAAGACAGAGCCAATGTTGTTTTTGAAAAACCTCAATTTGCACCTACCCCTGGTCAGAGTGCAGTTTTTTATAATGGGGATATTGTTTTAGGGGGAGGAGTAATTAAGGAGATAATGCAAGGTTTTTAA